The following are encoded in a window of Bdellovibrio svalbardensis genomic DNA:
- the hemC gene encoding hydroxymethylbilane synthase, whose protein sequence is MRLKISARKSDLARLQAYMVGDSLKAQTPGLEIEYRFKESLGDKNLTDALWQIPEKGVFTEDFYGELIRGETDMVVHSWKDLPTEVKADTAIVATLPRADQRDLLLVKKSHFEKLRTSKAMRVFSSSPRREYNLTGFFKSHLPFHLDSVKFESVRGNIPTRIRKLLEANETDGLIVAKAALDRLLTAPQEEFADVQKLLRGYLDQLEWMALPLSINPNAAAQGALAVEILATRSDMRELLSKIDHPSTFACADKERKVLASFGGGCHQKIGVAVLSRPYGEITILKGLTDAGVVLDKRELIPHTPVTKYSSEQMWSGEVSAERAALTDWTLPNGTNALYVARSEAWPETLQAGTHYVWTAGLKTWKSLAQKGIWVHGSSESMGEQEEARLDILAGVPVKWAKLSHDSGFQEDHKVMPLVATYTLHTKENFKSLSGKETFFWSSGSQFLAAAEQAPEILKKQHACGPGNTHKVIQQYLAEKNMYDPSCLRIFLDQEDWRQQCTK, encoded by the coding sequence ATGCGCCTAAAAATTTCCGCACGCAAAAGTGATTTGGCCCGCCTCCAGGCCTATATGGTTGGCGACTCTTTAAAAGCCCAAACTCCCGGTTTAGAAATTGAGTACCGCTTCAAAGAATCTTTAGGAGATAAAAACCTGACGGATGCTCTTTGGCAGATTCCCGAAAAAGGCGTCTTCACCGAAGACTTCTACGGCGAGCTGATCCGTGGCGAGACCGACATGGTGGTGCATTCCTGGAAAGATCTTCCGACGGAAGTAAAAGCCGACACCGCAATCGTGGCAACTTTGCCGCGTGCTGATCAACGTGATTTGTTATTGGTTAAAAAATCTCATTTTGAAAAGCTGCGCACCTCAAAAGCGATGCGCGTTTTCAGCTCCTCACCTCGTCGCGAATACAACCTCACAGGCTTTTTCAAATCTCATTTGCCGTTCCATCTGGACAGTGTGAAATTTGAAAGTGTCCGTGGCAATATTCCAACACGTATTCGCAAACTTCTTGAGGCGAACGAAACTGACGGCTTGATCGTTGCGAAGGCGGCTCTGGATCGTCTTTTGACCGCCCCACAGGAAGAGTTTGCCGATGTTCAAAAACTTCTGCGCGGTTATCTGGATCAGTTGGAATGGATGGCATTGCCTCTTTCCATCAACCCCAACGCCGCAGCTCAAGGCGCCTTGGCGGTGGAAATTCTTGCGACCCGTTCAGATATGCGCGAACTGCTCTCCAAGATCGATCATCCTTCGACATTTGCCTGCGCCGACAAAGAACGCAAAGTTTTGGCGAGCTTTGGTGGCGGTTGCCATCAAAAAATTGGCGTGGCTGTTTTGTCCCGTCCCTACGGCGAAATCACAATCCTCAAGGGTCTGACAGACGCCGGCGTGGTTCTAGATAAACGCGAGCTCATTCCTCACACACCTGTGACAAAATATTCTTCTGAGCAAATGTGGTCTGGTGAAGTCAGTGCGGAACGCGCGGCTTTAACTGATTGGACTTTGCCAAATGGCACGAACGCCCTTTATGTGGCACGAAGTGAAGCCTGGCCTGAGACTTTGCAGGCTGGCACTCACTATGTTTGGACAGCAGGTCTTAAAACATGGAAATCCCTCGCGCAAAAAGGTATATGGGTTCATGGCAGCTCAGAGAGCATGGGCGAACAAGAAGAAGCGCGCTTGGACATCCTTGCGGGTGTTCCTGTGAAGTGGGCGAAGCTTTCTCATGACTCCGGCTTTCAAGAAGACCATAAAGTCATGCCGTTAGTTGCGACTTACACTTTGCACACGAAAGAGAATTTCAAATCTCTTTCTGGCAAGGAAACGTTCTTCTGGAGCAGTGGCAGTCAGTTTTTGGCAGCCGCAGAACAAGCGCCAGAGATTTTAAAGAAACAACATGCCTGCGGTCCTGGCAACACTCACAAAGTGATTCAACAGTATCTTGCAGAAAAAAATATGTATGATCCTTCCTGCTTAAGAATTTTCCTGGATCAAGAAGACTGGAGACAACAATGCACAAAGTAA
- a CDS encoding NAD(P)-binding domain-containing protein, whose translation MEDILLVHRKSNRNFSEALQDAAIWKTCLRKILFCREDELNNFLDYLEPEDKVLRGEEALTLLLEILCGLHSPIVGETEVLGQFRAFVESRKQIKDALFSDSQKWLNFITSEVKKTRSEHLVGIGSQSYGSLLRRYTKDLDSVTICGSGQLAQEILPWVAHKKSVQIICRNPAKLQAFAEKYDNLTISTYNEAFVHGEAMVIAAPVGDARILELLGKQDTRPQGVFDLRGEDNKLADLAHAQHPHVKVMSLQQFFSEIEENKKDTQTKLETIKAYLLEKALAFTQRTELRPLGWDDICA comes from the coding sequence ATGGAAGATATACTTCTCGTTCACAGAAAATCCAATCGAAACTTTTCCGAGGCCCTGCAAGACGCCGCGATCTGGAAAACATGTTTGCGCAAAATTCTTTTTTGTCGCGAAGACGAGTTGAATAATTTTTTGGATTACCTGGAACCCGAAGACAAAGTTCTTCGCGGCGAAGAGGCTCTTACACTTCTTCTGGAAATTCTTTGCGGCCTGCATTCACCCATCGTGGGTGAAACGGAAGTGCTTGGGCAGTTCCGTGCATTTGTCGAATCACGCAAGCAAATTAAAGACGCACTTTTCTCTGACAGCCAGAAATGGTTGAACTTCATAACTTCTGAAGTAAAGAAAACCCGTTCTGAGCATCTTGTTGGTATTGGCTCACAAAGTTACGGCAGCCTTTTACGTCGTTACACGAAAGATCTCGATTCAGTGACGATCTGTGGTTCCGGCCAACTCGCTCAAGAGATTCTTCCTTGGGTGGCTCATAAAAAATCAGTTCAAATTATTTGTCGCAATCCCGCAAAGCTTCAAGCCTTCGCAGAGAAATACGACAATCTGACAATTTCTACATACAACGAAGCCTTTGTTCACGGCGAAGCGATGGTGATCGCAGCGCCGGTCGGTGATGCACGTATTCTGGAACTGTTGGGCAAACAAGACACTCGCCCTCAAGGAGTGTTCGACTTGCGCGGAGAAGACAATAAACTTGCCGACCTCGCCCACGCTCAACATCCACATGTTAAAGTCATGAGTCTTCAACAATTCTTTAGTGAAATTGAAGAAAACAAAAAAGATACGCAAACCAAGCTAGAGACAATCAAAGCATACCTGCTTGAGAAAGCTTTAGCCTTCACGCAAAGAACAGAGCTTCGTCCACTTGGTTGGGACGATATATGCGCCTAA
- the hemB gene encoding porphobilinogen synthase — translation MKLTQRPRRNRKSEALRQMVAETELRVSQLVLPLFLCEGKGQMQAIASMPGIFRQSPDMILQEVGKAVELGVKSFDLFPALPESKKDQTGTESLNPNGLLPTTLRMIRDKYPDVTLITDVALDPYSSDGHDGVVRNGVIVNDETVEILAKMCLVHAQNGADIVSPSDMMDGRVGAIREALDSAGFIDTGILSYSVKYASSFYGPFREALDSAPKFGDKKTYQMDFRNSREALREIDLDVAEGADIVMVKPALSYLDIIAKVKAHTNIPVAAYNVSGEYGLIKLGAKHGLIDETRAMVETLYSMRRAGADVIFTYFALPMAEWLRKNT, via the coding sequence ATGAAGCTCACTCAAAGACCGAGACGAAATCGCAAATCTGAAGCCCTGCGCCAAATGGTGGCAGAGACAGAATTACGCGTTTCTCAGCTCGTTTTGCCCCTGTTTTTATGCGAAGGCAAAGGTCAAATGCAAGCAATTGCCTCCATGCCTGGAATTTTTCGTCAAAGTCCCGATATGATCCTTCAGGAAGTGGGAAAAGCGGTGGAATTGGGGGTCAAAAGCTTCGACCTTTTTCCAGCTTTACCAGAGTCAAAAAAGGACCAAACTGGAACTGAATCACTAAATCCCAATGGCCTCTTGCCAACCACATTGAGAATGATTCGCGATAAGTACCCTGACGTCACTTTGATCACAGATGTGGCTTTGGACCCCTACTCTTCGGATGGTCATGATGGCGTGGTCAGAAACGGGGTTATCGTCAATGACGAAACTGTCGAGATCTTGGCAAAGATGTGTCTTGTCCATGCACAAAATGGCGCGGACATTGTGTCGCCCTCTGACATGATGGACGGTCGCGTGGGAGCGATTCGTGAAGCTTTGGATTCTGCTGGTTTTATTGATACAGGAATTTTGTCTTACTCGGTAAAATATGCTTCCAGTTTCTACGGTCCATTCCGTGAAGCCCTGGATTCTGCTCCAAAATTTGGTGATAAAAAAACTTATCAAATGGATTTCCGAAATTCTCGCGAAGCACTTCGCGAAATTGATCTGGATGTTGCCGAAGGTGCTGACATCGTAATGGTAAAACCGGCTCTGAGTTATCTGGATATCATCGCCAAAGTGAAAGCTCACACGAACATTCCCGTGGCAGCCTACAATGTCAGCGGCGAATATGGATTGATCAAGTTGGGCGCGAAACACGGCCTTATTGATGAAACTCGCGCTATGGTGGAAACTTTGTATTCCATGCGCAGAGCCGGCGCCGATGTGATCTTCACATACTTCGCTTTGCCAATGGCTGAGTGGTTGCGAAAGAACACATAA
- a CDS encoding outer membrane beta-barrel protein, protein MKKLFLVMAMFLFNAAGTAQAAKDYGLELGARQQSGNVAGASISTNSKTGMQFGGYYHHPLEGGVAHFRTGLLYTQRPIESENDITGAKVQYNLDYLDIPVDIMFKPSESVGFYLGFNVAINITKSCTGDVTCKVNSVNTPLFPFVFGVMFNFTPKWGLDFYVDGANSNVAKGLYDYRAVGLNLTYSLQ, encoded by the coding sequence ATGAAAAAGTTATTTTTGGTAATGGCGATGTTTCTTTTCAATGCGGCCGGCACAGCTCAAGCCGCGAAAGATTACGGTTTGGAGCTGGGAGCTCGTCAGCAATCGGGCAATGTTGCTGGGGCGAGCATTTCCACGAACTCGAAGACCGGGATGCAGTTTGGAGGTTACTATCATCACCCTCTGGAAGGCGGAGTCGCACATTTTCGCACGGGACTGCTGTACACGCAAAGGCCCATCGAGAGTGAAAATGATATCACTGGAGCCAAGGTTCAATACAATCTGGATTATCTGGATATTCCGGTGGATATCATGTTCAAGCCGTCTGAATCAGTGGGATTCTATTTGGGCTTTAATGTCGCAATCAATATCACCAAGTCATGTACCGGGGATGTCACCTGCAAAGTGAATAGCGTGAACACACCCTTGTTCCCTTTTGTTTTTGGTGTGATGTTCAACTTTACACCAAAGTGGGGCTTGGACTTCTATGTGGATGGTGCGAATTCAAATGTGGCCAAGGGTTTATATGACTACCGAGCAGTCGGTTTGAATTTAACTTATTCGCTACAGTAG
- a CDS encoding TolB family protein, producing the protein MKWTLKITALMGLLCGCSHLSLTKDLLSPDYLLSKGSKQITFQGDNEHPRFSPDGTKLIYASRSRPLHKGLQIYEMDLTKNKERRVTFSDGDAFDPSYVSDTEILYASTTDEIKESPFINKSFNKDFPPSDLYMSDRFGGEILRLTEQPGFDAEALFVPHPVKPFILFTSYRGDLMGVYRMDLKNLFISLISADGEKERRFPTIAADLKQIAFIEKDKKTQEQNLMLFTVKGKKLEVLKGGDGLYRDLNFAPRSPARLFYSVLRKGEKQYQIESYDLEKKCTQVVFKGTDSLSHPVVSDDRQERLAFVRNFQDKKQIYIVNLPEDLGPCLEDRSTATPTK; encoded by the coding sequence ATGAAATGGACTTTGAAGATCACTGCTTTGATGGGGTTGCTTTGCGGCTGTTCCCATTTAAGTCTTACCAAAGATCTTCTCTCTCCTGACTATCTGCTTAGCAAAGGTTCCAAGCAGATCACTTTTCAAGGCGACAACGAACACCCTCGTTTTTCTCCGGATGGAACGAAGTTAATTTACGCCAGCCGCTCTCGCCCCCTTCACAAGGGTCTGCAAATCTATGAAATGGATCTGACAAAAAATAAAGAGCGTCGCGTGACGTTCTCGGATGGCGACGCCTTCGATCCCAGCTATGTCAGTGACACGGAAATTCTTTATGCGTCGACCACAGACGAAATCAAAGAAAGTCCTTTCATCAATAAGAGTTTCAATAAAGACTTTCCTCCTTCAGATCTCTATATGAGTGATCGCTTTGGTGGAGAGATCTTGCGACTTACCGAACAGCCTGGCTTCGATGCCGAGGCTTTGTTTGTCCCTCACCCTGTGAAGCCCTTCATTCTGTTCACATCCTATCGTGGCGACCTTATGGGCGTTTATCGCATGGACTTGAAAAATCTTTTTATCAGTCTGATTTCAGCGGATGGAGAAAAAGAGCGACGCTTCCCAACTATCGCAGCCGATCTGAAGCAGATTGCTTTTATCGAAAAAGATAAAAAGACCCAGGAACAAAATCTGATGCTTTTCACCGTCAAGGGCAAAAAGTTGGAAGTCCTAAAGGGCGGCGATGGCTTGTACCGCGATTTGAACTTCGCGCCACGGTCACCCGCGCGTTTGTTCTATAGCGTTCTTCGAAAAGGGGAAAAGCAATACCAAATTGAATCCTATGACTTAGAGAAGAAGTGCACTCAAGTGGTCTTTAAGGGAACAGACTCCCTGTCCCATCCCGTGGTTTCTGATGACCGCCAAGAAAGACTGGCTTTCGTCAGAAACTTTCAAGATAAGAAACAAATTTACATCGTCAATCTTCCTGAGGACCTCGGCCCCTGCCTTGAAGATCGCTCAACTGCAACACCGACGAAATAG
- the mutY gene encoding A/G-specific adenine glycosylase, giving the protein MSAKYEHKEHHKDDHKSLIQWYKKNKRSLPWRASKDPYKIWLSEVMLQQTTVVAVIPYFEKFLEKFPTVQDLAKAPEQDVLEAWAGLGYYSRARNLHKAAKALAENGFPETAAELLELPGFGPYTSRAVSSIAFGEKVGVLDGNVIRVLSRKYGLKTEWWNNKARAELQTISDQLAAFGQSDSLNQGLMELGATVCTPQKVMCVLCPWSQDCVARDKNLIEKLPLKKPRKQSEVWVWKPLVAIKDNKVALIQNDYAPFLKGQWIFPGEIAMEKSKPKDYDVKHNITHHDIFIQITQKKSLAGRNIQWVNLKELKKVNPSSLLQKVLQKVFQKVSQ; this is encoded by the coding sequence ATGAGCGCAAAATACGAACACAAAGAGCATCATAAAGACGACCATAAATCATTGATACAGTGGTACAAAAAGAACAAACGATCTCTCCCGTGGCGCGCTAGCAAAGATCCCTACAAAATTTGGCTCTCCGAAGTAATGCTGCAGCAAACCACGGTCGTTGCGGTCATTCCCTACTTCGAAAAATTTCTAGAAAAGTTTCCCACCGTCCAGGACTTGGCTAAAGCTCCCGAACAAGACGTTCTCGAAGCGTGGGCTGGTCTAGGTTATTACTCTCGCGCCCGCAATCTTCATAAGGCTGCCAAGGCTTTGGCTGAAAATGGCTTTCCCGAGACTGCGGCAGAGCTTTTAGAGCTTCCAGGATTTGGCCCTTATACTTCCAGAGCGGTCTCGAGTATCGCCTTTGGAGAAAAAGTCGGTGTCTTAGATGGAAACGTCATCCGCGTTCTTTCTCGCAAGTATGGTTTGAAAACAGAATGGTGGAATAATAAAGCGCGTGCTGAACTCCAAACGATCTCGGATCAGTTGGCAGCCTTTGGGCAATCCGATTCATTGAACCAAGGCCTCATGGAATTAGGAGCCACAGTTTGCACGCCACAAAAAGTCATGTGTGTGTTGTGTCCATGGTCTCAGGATTGCGTGGCCCGCGACAAAAATTTGATCGAGAAATTGCCCTTGAAAAAGCCACGCAAACAAAGTGAGGTCTGGGTCTGGAAACCGCTTGTCGCAATTAAGGACAACAAGGTTGCATTGATTCAAAATGACTACGCCCCTTTTCTGAAAGGCCAATGGATTTTCCCTGGGGAAATTGCCATGGAGAAAAGCAAGCCTAAGGACTATGATGTTAAACATAACATCACCCATCACGATATTTTTATTCAAATCACTCAGAAAAAAAGCCTCGCCGGCCGAAACATTCAGTGGGTAAACTTGAAAGAACTCAAGAAGGTGAATCCATCTTCTCTGTTGCAAAAGGTTTTACAAAAGGTATTCCAAAAAGTTTCACAATAA
- the speB gene encoding agmatinase codes for MEYKPLSGREFPRFSAIKTFFRLPYVAVDADYDVGIFGIPYDGGVSYRPGARFAPTKVREVSALGRGFHMTRMENFFEKLKVADIGDCPTVPIDQNQTYERIEKFVGEVLSHNKKFLSVGGDHSTTLPVLRALRKKYGKPLAFVHFDAHLDTYPAAWGCEYHHGAFARHAVEEGLVDPKKMVQIGIRGPLAGGDDLSFVNKHGIRVITVDEIRNQNINDFLKTLPTFDETPTYISYDIDNLDPSCAPGTGTPVPGGLTTYEVQRIFRALTIPNLVGGDVVEISPPYDTSDITALAGMDALFEMLHLFVKK; via the coding sequence ATGGAATACAAACCACTGAGCGGACGCGAGTTTCCTCGATTTTCTGCGATTAAAACTTTCTTCCGTTTGCCTTATGTTGCCGTCGACGCTGACTATGATGTTGGAATCTTTGGAATTCCCTACGACGGCGGTGTCTCATACAGACCTGGAGCCCGTTTTGCTCCGACAAAAGTGAGAGAGGTTTCTGCCTTAGGCCGTGGCTTTCATATGACTCGCATGGAAAACTTCTTCGAAAAACTCAAAGTCGCTGATATTGGCGATTGCCCGACAGTGCCCATCGATCAAAACCAAACTTATGAGCGCATTGAAAAATTTGTTGGCGAAGTCCTGTCACACAATAAAAAGTTTTTATCTGTTGGCGGAGACCATTCCACAACATTGCCGGTGTTGCGTGCGCTTCGCAAAAAATATGGAAAGCCTTTGGCATTTGTCCACTTCGATGCACATCTGGATACATATCCGGCGGCTTGGGGTTGTGAATACCATCATGGTGCATTTGCTCGCCATGCGGTGGAAGAAGGTTTGGTTGATCCTAAGAAGATGGTGCAAATCGGTATCCGCGGTCCATTGGCTGGTGGCGATGATTTAAGTTTCGTGAACAAACACGGTATTCGCGTGATCACAGTGGACGAGATCCGCAATCAAAACATCAATGACTTCTTAAAGACGCTTCCAACCTTCGATGAAACACCGACTTACATTAGCTATGACATCGACAACTTGGATCCATCCTGTGCACCAGGAACAGGCACACCGGTGCCAGGTGGGCTGACAACTTACGAAGTGCAAAGAATCTTCCGCGCCCTCACAATTCCAAACCTCGTCGGCGGCGACGTCGTGGAAATCTCACCACCCTATGACACCAGCGACATCACGGCCCTTGCAGGCATGGATGCTCTCTTCGAAATGCTTCACTTATTTGTGAAAAAATAA
- a CDS encoding transposase translates to MPRPKHIVSSDFPYHVTARCHNQNFFFDLELEAVWRIMQRHLIELQSEYKFQIHAFLLMGNHFHLLTTTPDGNLSEGMHYFMSSSSKCINLMSQKKNQVYGDRFHRSLIRNDHYLFNVLKYTYRNPVEAGICNKVEEYRYSTLQECLGLKESSLNFKNSFIDSLNESPQAILRWLNTQPRKENTEAISKALLRANFKLAKCRTRNMPHPLEHQKY, encoded by the coding sequence ATGCCCCGCCCTAAACACATCGTTTCTAGTGATTTTCCTTATCACGTCACGGCTCGCTGCCATAATCAGAACTTCTTTTTCGATCTAGAACTTGAGGCTGTTTGGCGAATCATGCAGCGCCACCTCATTGAGCTTCAATCAGAATACAAATTCCAAATTCATGCCTTCCTTTTGATGGGCAATCACTTCCACCTTCTCACGACAACCCCCGACGGAAATTTGAGTGAGGGAATGCACTATTTTATGAGCTCCTCGAGTAAATGCATTAACTTAATGTCGCAAAAAAAGAATCAGGTTTACGGTGATAGATTCCACCGAAGTCTCATTAGAAACGATCACTACCTTTTTAATGTCTTAAAATATACTTATAGAAACCCGGTTGAAGCGGGAATATGCAATAAAGTTGAGGAATATAGATATAGTACTCTTCAAGAATGTTTGGGACTAAAGGAATCGTCTCTCAACTTTAAAAATAGCTTTATAGACAGCCTAAACGAATCGCCCCAAGCCATTCTCAGATGGCTTAATACTCAGCCCAGAAAAGAAAACACCGAGGCGATAAGCAAAGCCCTATTGAGAGCAAATTTCAAACTGGCAAAATGCCGCACACGAAATATGCCCCACCCCTTGGAGCACCAAAAATACTGA